One Gimesia sp. DNA segment encodes these proteins:
- a CDS encoding BlaI/MecI/CopY family transcriptional regulator, producing MARPKAKELTTRELEIMHVFWDQQSAESLVELTVTQVRDALEAAGRDLAYTTVATLIRILVEKDFLEQTNEVRPYFYRSVRSFDDVSGSMLGDMIQKVFGGSREKLLLRLLDERQLSPRELKAIQEILKEKS from the coding sequence ATGGCCAGACCGAAAGCCAAAGAATTAACGACGCGTGAGCTGGAAATCATGCATGTATTCTGGGATCAGCAGTCAGCTGAGTCCCTCGTCGAACTGACTGTCACTCAGGTTCGCGATGCCCTGGAAGCTGCGGGGCGCGACCTGGCCTATACCACAGTTGCCACTCTGATTCGAATCCTTGTCGAAAAAGATTTTCTGGAGCAGACGAACGAGGTCCGTCCGTATTTTTACCGATCTGTCCGTTCTTTTGATGATGTATCGGGCAGCATGCTGGGAGACATGATTCAAAAGGTGTTTGGAGGCTCACGAGAAAAACTGTTACTGCGTTTGCTTGATGAGCGGCAGCTGAGCCCTCGGGAACTCAAAGCAATCCAGGAAATTCTGAAGGAGAAGTCCTGA
- the hpnH gene encoding adenosyl-hopene transferase HpnH, with product MGVPLSQMWTVAKYVVTQRLKGVKRYPLVLMLEPLFRCNLACAGCGKIQFPANILKQNLSPEKCFQAVEECGAPIVSIPGGEPLLHPQMPEIVAGLVARKKFVYLCTNAILLEKHLENYPPSKYLTFSIHLDGIKEDHDAAVCREGIYDKAISAIKAAVKAGHRVTTNSTLFNNADPERVRQMFDQLAELGIESMMLSPGYQYEKAPDQEHFLKRNQTVSMFRRILSAPKKAWKFNHSPLFLEFLKGNWELECTPWGNPTYNIFGWQKPCYLLEEGYAETFEELMSSTSWEAYGRKSGNEKCRDCMVHCGHEPTAVDQTFSSWKGFMKVVSLTLFGSKDNQQPLPTSEPIPAPHYTVSDRDLYQLELPAEDESCESETEALVER from the coding sequence GTGGGTGTTCCCCTTTCCCAGATGTGGACTGTAGCAAAATATGTCGTAACGCAACGACTCAAAGGCGTCAAACGCTATCCCCTGGTGCTGATGCTGGAACCCTTGTTCCGCTGCAATCTGGCCTGTGCCGGCTGTGGGAAGATCCAGTTCCCCGCGAATATTCTCAAGCAGAATTTGAGCCCCGAAAAGTGCTTCCAGGCAGTCGAAGAGTGTGGTGCTCCCATCGTTTCGATCCCCGGCGGTGAACCACTGTTGCACCCCCAGATGCCGGAAATCGTTGCGGGTCTGGTTGCCCGTAAGAAATTCGTCTATCTCTGCACGAATGCGATTCTGCTCGAAAAACATCTGGAAAACTATCCTCCTTCGAAGTATCTCACATTTTCCATTCACCTGGATGGCATCAAGGAAGATCACGATGCAGCCGTCTGTCGTGAAGGGATCTACGATAAAGCGATCAGCGCGATTAAAGCCGCTGTGAAAGCAGGGCACCGGGTCACAACCAATTCCACCCTGTTCAACAATGCCGATCCGGAACGCGTGCGGCAGATGTTTGATCAACTCGCCGAACTGGGCATCGAAAGCATGATGCTCTCCCCGGGATACCAGTACGAAAAAGCCCCCGACCAGGAGCATTTTCTCAAACGGAATCAGACGGTTTCGATGTTCCGCCGGATTCTGTCCGCCCCGAAAAAGGCCTGGAAGTTCAATCATTCGCCATTATTTCTCGAGTTCCTCAAAGGGAACTGGGAACTGGAATGCACCCCCTGGGGGAACCCGACCTATAACATCTTCGGCTGGCAGAAACCCTGCTATCTGCTGGAAGAGGGCTACGCCGAAACCTTCGAAGAGCTGATGTCATCCACCAGCTGGGAAGCATATGGCCGTAAGAGCGGCAATGAAAAATGCCGGGACTGCATGGTGCACTGCGGACACGAGCCGACGGCGGTCGACCAGACTTTCTCCTCCTGGAAAGGCTTCATGAAAGTCGTCTCGCTGACCCTGTTCGGGTCGAAGGATAACCAGCAGCCTCTTCCCACATCGGAACCGATCCCGGCTCCTCACTATACCGTCAGCGACCGCGATCTGTATCAGCTGGAACTCCCGGCCGAAGACGAGTCCTGTGAGTCAGAAACCGAAGCACTCGTGGAACGCTGA
- a CDS encoding enolase C-terminal domain-like protein — protein sequence MKIASLKAYRIHVPLKRKVTHASYSRTESESILVRCELEDGTVGWGESVPRPYVTGDTADSVLSQYQATDFRPLTDWRWDSAAEMVSLCLSLKLAAPLDGPAAYESRGCLGNAARCALELSLLDAATHSLNVPISEALTCLDEGQTLTQQLPEVRYSAVLTSMKPVKQTLLSLLYRLTGFRQCKIKVGMPGCDDLALLRKVRRLTGRRMGLRIDANEAWSRSELEAYDAALSTLEIQSIEQPVAHASLTDLKGIHGQLKAWVMLDESLCSYQDAERAIAEGYCDAFNLRISKLGGLIPTFQIARLAQQAGIYCQLGCQVGETGVLSAAGRQFASHIRGIEFLEGSFDRYLLRQNIINEEISFQWGGRAPALKGPGLGVTVNAERLSEFMQQEMQLI from the coding sequence ATGAAAATCGCCAGCCTGAAGGCTTATCGCATCCATGTTCCGCTGAAGCGTAAGGTGACGCACGCTTCATACAGCAGGACGGAATCGGAGTCGATCCTGGTCCGCTGTGAGCTGGAGGATGGCACCGTGGGCTGGGGGGAATCTGTGCCCCGCCCCTACGTGACCGGGGATACCGCCGATTCGGTGCTATCACAATACCAGGCGACCGATTTTCGGCCGCTGACGGACTGGCGGTGGGACAGTGCCGCGGAAATGGTGTCACTTTGTCTTTCTTTGAAGCTCGCAGCGCCGCTTGATGGACCAGCCGCATATGAGTCACGGGGCTGCCTGGGAAATGCCGCCCGTTGTGCATTGGAGCTGAGCCTGCTGGATGCGGCAACCCACTCTCTCAATGTTCCCATCTCGGAAGCGCTGACGTGTCTGGATGAGGGGCAGACACTGACTCAGCAGCTTCCCGAAGTGCGTTACAGTGCCGTGCTGACATCAATGAAACCGGTCAAACAGACTTTATTATCGTTACTCTATCGTCTGACGGGCTTTCGTCAGTGCAAAATCAAAGTTGGCATGCCTGGCTGCGATGATCTGGCACTGCTCCGGAAAGTCCGCCGTCTGACAGGCCGCCGCATGGGGCTGCGGATTGACGCTAATGAAGCCTGGAGCCGCTCTGAACTGGAAGCATACGATGCTGCTTTGAGTACGCTGGAGATCCAGTCGATCGAACAACCAGTGGCCCATGCTTCTCTCACAGACTTGAAGGGCATTCACGGACAATTGAAAGCCTGGGTGATGCTCGATGAGTCATTGTGCAGCTATCAGGATGCAGAACGGGCGATCGCCGAGGGGTACTGTGACGCCTTCAATTTACGGATTTCCAAGCTGGGTGGGTTGATTCCCACGTTTCAAATTGCCCGTCTCGCACAGCAGGCAGGGATCTACTGTCAACTGGGTTGCCAGGTGGGAGAGACAGGCGTTCTCTCGGCAGCAGGCAGGCAATTTGCCAGCCATATCAGGGGAATCGAGTTTCTGGAGGGGAGCTTTGATCGCTATCTGCTGAGACAGAACATCATCAATGAGGAGATCTCGTTTCAATGGGGGGGCAGAGCGCCCGCGCTGAAAGGACCAGGGTTGGGTGTTACTGTGAATGCAGAGCGTCTGTCAGAGTTCATGCAGCAGGAAATGCAACTGATCTGA